A DNA window from Solanum lycopersicum chromosome 3, SLM_r2.1 contains the following coding sequences:
- the LOC138347491 gene encoding uncharacterized protein — protein MNLTLQMGPAEFSAKFQVLDINTSYNLLLGRPFIHIAGAVPSTLHQMMKLVWKNEELVVHGERSHSGKQVLVFDETLRGPEFYTVELLNATDEDLAPQTPMPVVYKMFSKVMLQNGFEPGFRLGRDSQVIIEPIPVLAKGSKNGLGYTPTDDDMKMKKKKDKSWLSHLASVSILSNPGEINVVIEEEVEPAGICDAEPEEMLQNWTSTPILMSRTLCNISYRPANVMSCHELNEQNEKSDDKVDDYEEESGEPDYVVEEFRQFENQHKPHLEEAEMVNLGDLEYVKEVKINTHLNETQKEGLVHLLAKYSDVFVWEVGDMQGLSTDVVSHKQPINPGFDPVKQKTQKFNPELSLKIKEEITKKLESRLVEVTQYPTWLANVVPVAKKDGKIRICVDYRDLNKASPKDNCPLPNIHILIHNCAKHEMQ, from the exons ATGAacttgacccttcaaatgggcccCGCAGAGTTTAGCGCAAAATTCCAAGTGTTGGATATCAACACCAGCTAtaaccttcttttgggaaggccgTTCATTCACATTGCTGGAGCCGTCCCCTCCACTCTCCATCAAATGATGAAGCTGGTATGGAAAAATGAGGAGCTAGTTGTTCACGGTGAGAGAAGTCACTCAGGTAAGCAGGTGCTGGTCTTTGATGAGACGCTGCGAGGTCCGGAATTTTACACGGTGGAGTTATTAAATGCCACTGATGAGGATTTGGCCCCGCAGACCCCCATGCCGGTCGTGTACAAAATGTTCTCCAAGGTAATGCTGCAGAATGGGTTCGAGCCAGGTTTCAGATTGGGAAGAGATTCCCAAGTGATTATTGAACCTATTCCGGTCCTTGCTAAAGGATCCAAAAATGGTTTGGGGTATACTCCCACAGATGACgacatgaagatgaagaagaaaaaggataaGAGTTGGCTAAGCCATCTCGCATCTGTATCAATCCTTTCCAATCCGGGA GAGATCAATGTTGTTATCGAGGAGGAGGTCGAGCCAGCTGGTATTTGTGATGCTGAACCAGAGGAGATGTTGCAGAATTGGACTTCCACGCCGATCCTGATGTCCCGAACTCTTTG taacatAAGTTACAGACCcgccaatgtcatgtcatgtcatgagctaaatgaacaaaatgagaaAAGTGACGACAAGGTTGATGACTATGAAGAAGAAAGTGGGGAACCAGATTATGTTGTAGAGGAGTTTCGACAATTCGAGAATCAGCATAAACCGCATCTAGAAGAGGCGGAAATGGTGAATTTGGGAGATTTGGAATAtgtcaaagaggttaagatcaaCACCCACCTGAATGAAACTCAGAAGGAGGGCCTGGTTCATTTGCTTGCCAAATACAGTGATGTGTTTGTTTGGGAAGTCGGTGATATGCAGGGGTTGAGTACcgatgtcgtatctcataagcAACCTATCAACCCAGGGTTCGACCCGGTGAAACAAAAGACTCAAAAATTCAATCCTGAActgagtttgaagattaaggaAGAAATAACCAAGAAATTAGAGTCTCGATTGGTGGAAGTAACGCAATATCCAACCTGGTTGGCCAATGTTGTTCCGGTCGCCAAGAAGGATGGGaaaatcaggatttgtgttgattatagagatctcaacaaggctagtccaaaggataattgtccgttgccaaatatccatattttgattcacaactgtgccaaacatgagatgcagtGA